The following proteins are encoded in a genomic region of Streptomyces lunaelactis:
- a CDS encoding SpoIIE family protein phosphatase: MSAWNTAESADFRGPLDITRAATAVLDAQDTIIGWSRAAEDLLGYPQHEIIGKHVDTVLPPREDPEFTAEPESAAARRTPLSGSEIRVALHRDGRELLLATAVSDPPGTGTAARVLVVTELEGLRLWESRLALLQGLATQSPVGLGIYDTDLRLTWCNAAYEREIGRPFAEFRGMRADELYSEGRFLTKGYPQTLAGVMQHVIDTGEPILDLHFYGEPPGDPGKNHLWSCAYYRLQDADGHVFGVCEDAFDITDRYEAQKRLALLVEAGRAIGTVLDVVVTAEEITEVAVPDFADTVTVDLAEEVVEGEVLGAGRPAETDLVRVASRPAPAKGRGDPGESPQRSPVAYPPGSPQHRSLASGGLVLEDNTLVVPLRAGGSTLGLVTFLRDSPLTTFDDGEVALADELAARTAVCIDNARRFTRERMASLALQRQLLPQHLPQQSAGEVAYRYLPTDDVTGVGGDWFDVIALSGTRVGLVVGDVVGHGLQAAATMGRLRTTVRALAQLDLSPDELLTRLDDLVSQSAEDQSDASGALADPHEDDATGATCLYAVYDPVSRRCVMARAGHLPPAIVDPDGRLSFPELPAGPPLGLGGLPFESMEIELPVGSLVALFTDGLVEARDRDIDEGLEILGRVLGDRGASLEELCDSALSALLPDGTTPDDIALLLVRTRELDAGQVADWELPAEPVAVGHARELAIGQLHKWGLEELSFSTELVVSELVTNAVRHAGGPLHLRLIRDRTLLCEVADAGHTSPHLRHSAEDDEGGRGLFIVAQLVHRWGTRYTQSGKTIWTEQAFPSDG, translated from the coding sequence ATGAGCGCATGGAACACGGCGGAGAGTGCCGATTTTCGTGGTCCGCTCGACATCACCAGGGCAGCCACGGCGGTGCTCGACGCCCAGGACACGATCATCGGGTGGAGCCGCGCGGCGGAGGATCTCCTCGGCTACCCGCAGCACGAGATCATCGGAAAGCACGTGGATACGGTCCTGCCGCCCCGGGAGGACCCCGAGTTCACTGCCGAGCCCGAGTCGGCCGCAGCCCGGCGCACCCCACTGAGCGGAAGCGAGATCCGCGTCGCCCTGCACCGGGACGGCCGCGAGCTGCTGCTCGCCACTGCGGTGTCCGACCCGCCCGGCACCGGCACGGCGGCTCGTGTCCTCGTAGTGACGGAGCTGGAGGGTCTGCGGCTGTGGGAATCGCGGCTGGCCCTGCTGCAGGGGCTGGCCACCCAGTCGCCCGTCGGTCTGGGCATCTACGACACCGACCTGCGCCTGACGTGGTGCAACGCCGCGTACGAACGGGAGATCGGACGGCCGTTCGCCGAGTTCCGCGGTATGCGCGCCGATGAGCTGTACTCCGAGGGCAGGTTCCTGACCAAGGGGTACCCGCAGACACTCGCCGGCGTCATGCAGCACGTAATCGACACCGGCGAACCGATCCTCGACCTGCACTTCTACGGGGAACCACCCGGCGACCCCGGCAAGAACCACCTCTGGTCATGCGCCTACTACCGGCTCCAGGACGCCGACGGGCATGTGTTCGGAGTGTGCGAGGACGCATTCGACATCACCGACCGCTACGAGGCCCAGAAGCGGCTGGCCCTGCTGGTCGAAGCCGGCCGCGCAATCGGCACGGTGCTGGACGTCGTCGTCACTGCCGAGGAGATCACCGAGGTGGCGGTCCCGGACTTCGCCGACACCGTTACGGTCGACCTCGCGGAGGAAGTCGTGGAAGGGGAGGTGCTCGGCGCCGGCCGCCCGGCAGAGACCGACCTCGTACGAGTCGCCTCCCGGCCGGCGCCGGCAAAGGGGCGCGGCGACCCGGGGGAGTCCCCGCAGCGATCGCCTGTCGCATACCCGCCGGGCTCTCCCCAGCACCGCAGCCTCGCCTCGGGCGGTCTCGTGCTCGAGGACAACACCCTGGTCGTGCCGTTGCGGGCCGGGGGCAGCACGCTGGGTCTCGTCACGTTCCTCCGTGACTCCCCGCTGACCACGTTCGACGACGGCGAGGTCGCACTCGCCGACGAGCTCGCGGCTCGTACCGCAGTGTGCATCGACAACGCCCGACGCTTCACACGTGAACGTATGGCCTCACTCGCCCTGCAGCGCCAACTGCTGCCGCAGCACCTGCCGCAGCAATCGGCGGGCGAGGTGGCCTATCGCTACCTTCCCACCGACGACGTGACAGGGGTCGGCGGCGACTGGTTCGACGTCATCGCGCTCTCCGGAACGCGGGTCGGACTCGTCGTCGGGGATGTGGTCGGCCACGGCCTGCAGGCGGCCGCCACCATGGGACGGCTGCGCACCACCGTACGCGCGCTCGCTCAACTGGACTTGTCCCCCGACGAGTTGCTCACGCGTCTCGACGATCTGGTGAGCCAGTCGGCGGAGGACCAGTCGGACGCCTCCGGCGCGCTCGCCGACCCTCACGAGGACGACGCGACCGGTGCTACGTGTCTTTACGCCGTCTACGATCCGGTCTCGCGTCGCTGTGTCATGGCCCGGGCGGGCCACCTGCCGCCGGCGATCGTGGACCCCGACGGCCGGCTGTCCTTCCCAGAGCTTCCCGCCGGTCCGCCGCTGGGGCTCGGAGGCCTGCCGTTCGAGTCCATGGAGATCGAGTTGCCGGTGGGCAGCCTGGTGGCCCTCTTCACCGACGGCCTGGTCGAAGCCCGCGACCGTGATATCGACGAGGGGCTCGAGATCCTGGGGAGGGTACTCGGCGACCGCGGAGCGTCCCTGGAAGAACTGTGTGACAGCGCTCTGTCGGCACTTCTCCCGGACGGCACGACGCCCGACGACATCGCGCTGCTGCTCGTGCGTACGCGCGAACTCGACGCCGGCCAGGTCGCCGACTGGGAGCTGCCCGCCGAACCTGTCGCGGTGGGCCACGCCCGGGAGCTCGCTATCGGGCAGCTTCACAAGTGGGGCCTGGAAGAGCTGTCGTTCTCGACCGAGCTCGTGGTCAGCGAGCTGGTCACCAACGCGGTCAGGCACGCCGGCGGGCCGCTGCACCTGCGCCTCATCCGTGACCGCACGCTCCTGTGCGAGGTCGCGGACGCCGGCCACACCTCACCGCACCTGCGCCACAGTGCGGAGGACGACGAAGGCGGGCGCGGGCTGTTCATCGTCGCGCAACTGGTGCACCGCTGGGGAACGCGCTACACCCAGTCCGGGAAGACGATCTGGACGGAACAGGCCTTTCCCTCGGACGGATGA